Proteins encoded by one window of Cucurbita pepo subsp. pepo cultivar mu-cu-16 chromosome LG14, ASM280686v2, whole genome shotgun sequence:
- the LOC111810123 gene encoding probable receptor-like protein kinase At1g11050: protein MMRVFISFLLCLLSVTCAATPITNPICPLDLNYVLRIPWTATDCRNPFFQTTAKSAMNDTSKFHCCQTLLSLFGIALAQHLKETSHFNLPDLATSNSCLLDYQSKLSSLSLPANLVSHCFDPLQFVISANVCAGIQTTRDWVSKLGQNSPLDSGCRSNLVGSGCDACVAAGFKVQAILTGIDGNKSHSMDCFYFAVLYAAAIVNESGPEGDSALDCIFNLQLSTQKGSKSKHSSLVYGLTAAAVGLLVVLVLLGIGFWLYKSKQLAKKSSLELDEQGSRPHARPNTGSIWFKVHELEKATDNFSSKNFIGRGGFGLVYKGRLPDGSMVAVKKVIESDFQGNAEFCNEVEIISNLKHRNLVPLRGCCVVDEGFDESSSERYLVYDYMPNGNLDDYLFPIPFDQDGTVKNSLTWPQRKNIILDVAKGLAYLHYGVKPAIYHRDIKATNILLDADMRAKVADFGLAKQSREGQSHLTTRVAGTHGYLAPEYALYGQLTEKSDVYSFGVVVLEIMCGRKALDFSLASSPRAFLITDWAWSLVKGGKIGETLDPCLVKDGDCSNSNPKGIMERFVAVGILCSHVMVALRPTIMDALKMLEGDSEVPQISDRPVPYGHPSFVGDGSNFSISRH, encoded by the coding sequence ATGATGAGAGTTTTCATTAGTTTTCTCCTCTGTTTACTCTCTGTAACTTGTGCAGCCACTCCAATCACCAACCCCATTTGCCCATTGGACCTTAACTATGTCCTTAGAATCCCATGGACCGCCACCGATTGCCGGAACCCCTTCTTCCAGACCACTGCCAAATCTGCCATGAATGATACCTCCAAGTTCCATTGTTGTCAAACCCTCTTGTCCTTATTTGGAATCGCTTTGGCTCAACACCTCAAAGAAACTTCCCATTTCAACCTCCCAGACCTCGCAACCTCCAATTCTTGTCTTCTTGATTACCAATCCAaactctcctctctctcccttcctGCCAACCTTGTTTCCCATTGCTTTGATCCCTTACAATTTGTGATATCAGCTAATGTCTGTGCTGGTATTCAAACCACTCGTGATTGGGTTTCAAAACTTGGCCAGAACTCGCCTCTTGATTCTGGGTGTCGGTCGAATCTTGTTGGTTCTGGTTGTGATGCTTGTGTGGCTGCTGGTTTCAAAGTTCAAGCTATTTTGACAGGAATTGATGGTAATAAATCTCATTCCATGGATTGCTTTTACTTTGCCGTTCTTTATGCTGCTGCCATTGTGAATGAATCTGGCCCTGAAGGCGACAGTGCTTTAGATTGcatttttaatcttcaattGAGTACTCAAAAGGGTTCAAAAAGTAAGCATTCTTCTCTAGTTTATGGCCTTACTGCTGCTGCTGTAGGACTTTTAGTCGTTCTTGTTCTATTGGGAATAGGATTTTGGTTGTACAAAAGCAAACAATTGGCTAAGAAGTCTAGCTTGGAGCTGGATGAACAAGGGTCTAGACCACATGCCAGGCCAAACACTGGATCAATTTGGTTCAAAGTTCATGAGCTTGAGAAGGCAACTGATAACTTTTCTTCAAAGAATTTCATTGGCAGAGGTGGGTTTGGTTTAGTTTACAAAGGGAGATTACCTGATGGAAGCATGGTGGCTGTAAAGAAAGTAATTGAATCAGATTTTCAAGGCAATGCAGAGTTCTGCAATGAAGTTGAAATTATCAGTAATCTAAAGCACAGGAATCTTGTTCCACTTAGGGGCTGCTGCGTGGTTGATGAGGGTTTTGACGAGAGTTCAAGTGAGAGATACCTTGTTTATGATTACATGCCAAATGGAAATCTTGATGATTATTTGTTCCCTATACCATTTGATCAAGATGGAACTGTGAAGAACTCATTGACATGGCCTCAAAGGAAGAACATTATCTTGGATGTGGCAAAAGGCTTAGCTTATCTGCACTATGGAGTGAAGCCTGCAATATATCACAGAGATATCAAGGCGACAAACATATTGTTAGATGCAGATATGAGAGCGAAAGTTGCAGATTTCGGGCTTGCCAAACAGAGTAGGGAAGGACAGTCGCATCTAACGACTCGAGTTGCAGGAACTCACGGGTATTTAGCTCCTGAATACGCACTTTATGGACAACTAACTGAGAAGAGCGATGTTTATAGCTTTGGAGTGGTTGTTTTGGAGATAATGTGTGGGAGAAAAgctcttgatttttctttggCGTCGTCGCCACGTGCGTTCCTGATCACGGATTGGGCTTGGTCGTTGGTGAAAGGTGGAAAGATAGGGGAAACTTTAGATCCTTGTCTTGTGAAAGATGGAGATTGTTCTAATTCAAATCCAAAAGGCATAATGGAGAGGTTTGTTGCGGTTGGAATTTTGTGTTCTCATGTGATGGTGGCTTTGAGGCCTACCATTATGGATGCTCTGAAAATGTTGGAAGGTGACAGTGAAGTTCCTCAAATTTCTGATCGGCCAGTGCCTTATGGGCATCCTTCATTTGTTGGTGATGGCAGCAACTTCAGCATATCACGACATTAA